Below is a genomic region from uncultured Desulfovibrio sp..
CTTGCTCCACGATTGCTCACATCACTCTTCTTGTCGGACACCCTCTTGCCCAACGCCTCCATTACGGTGTCAAACAAGGTTGACGAATTCACCGGCTTGGCAAGAACTGTATTCACCCCAACATTTTTGGCCTCAAGGGAAATACCTTCATTGTTGTAGCCCGTGACCAAAAGGACAACGAAAGCATCGCGGGTGGCTTTCTGCCTAATCCGCTTGGCAACGGCGACACATTCCGTGTCAGACTTTTTTGAATCCAGCAGAACAAACAAGAAGGGGTCGTCGCTGTCTGTCTTATCCAGTGCATCCAGGGCTTCTGCGCCAGTGGTAACAGTGACGACACGGCAGAAGAAAGATTCCAAACATGAGGTTAGCGTGCGTTTTGTCTCGCTGTTTTCTGACACAACAAGACAACGTAAATGCTGCAAGTCCTGCATCAATACATCGTCAATTAGGCAGGCCTCTTGCTCACCCAATCCAACCCACGCGGTAAACCAGAAGGAACTACCTTGGCCCGGCACACTATTAACGCCAACTTCACCACCCATCAGTTCAGCCAACCGCTTGCAAATCGCCAGGCCAAGCCCTGTACCGCCATAATTGCGCGAAATTGAACCGTCAGCTTGCGTAAAAGCATTGAACAAATCGCTACTCTGCGACTCATCCAGGCCGATGCCGGTATCTGTAACGGCAAAACGAAGCAGTATGCGGTCCACACGACGCTCAACTTCCTTCACAGAAAGGAGTACGTGACCTTTTTCAGTAAATTTGATGGCATTTGTGGCATAATTTATAAGCACTTGTGAAAGACGCAAAGGGTCTCCCATCAAGTTATGAGGAATCGTGGCGTCTATGTCGAAAATAATTTCTAGATCGCATTCATCAGCTTTAACAGAAATAACACTGTATATTCTGTCAATGAGTTCCGTAAGATTAAAGTTAACTTCATCTATAACCATTTTCCCGGCTTCAATTTTAGAAAAATCCAGGATATCATCAATTATTCGCAAAAGAATATTACCAGAAAGCTGGATATCACTGACATATTCACGCTGCTTGTCAGTGATATCTGAATGCAATGCCAGGTGGGCAAGACCTAAAATTGCATGTATTGGCGTTCTTATTTCATGGCTCATCCTAGCCAAAAATTCACTTTTTGCCTTGTTTGCTTCCTCAGCAATAAGTTTTGCATGCTCCAGGTAACTGGCTGCGGCATGTTGTTCCGTAATATCCAAGGATAAAGAAACCACACCAGTCATGCGATTACTGCTATCCATCAGCGGGATTTCGGTCGTGCGCAGCAGGTGCTCGCTCCCATCGGCAAAAACATGAATGAACTCAAAAGTCTGGGTAGTGCAGTTTCCTCCGGCGCAGAGATTGTTCTCCATGTTTTCCCTGGCGGTCTCGCCGAGGAAAATTTCCTCCTGTGTTTTGCCCAGAATGTTTTCAGTTTTTAGGGCGTACACGTTTTCAAAAAAACGATTGCCCATAAGGTAGCGCCCTTCGGCATCTTTGAGAGTTACCATGCAAGGCAAATTATCAATAATGACGCGCAACATGCGCTCTTGTTCGGCAAGAGCGAGTGCGGCGCGACGTTTTTCAGAAACATCCTCAATGTATGCAGTCAGTTGAACAATTCCATCTGGTAACAACTTATAGTGACTACAAAAATTAAGATAACAATCATATCCTCCCACAACAGCACGCAGCTGCACCTCGGTCTGTTCATGCTCCTGACCGGCAAACATACGGGTCAGCACATTATTGAGCCCAGTCCTTGCCATTGCAGCATCTTGTGGATCAACATTGCGCCATAAGGATTCAGGACTAGTAATTATTTCATCAACAGTAATTCCAAGTAGTTCACACATTCTCTGACTAGTAAATGTGAATAATCTGCTTCCATCTTCAAAACAGCACAACTGAAAAACCCCTACAGACAGGGATTCAGCCATATCTACCAATTGAGTTTGAGACCTCTTTACATTCTTTAAAGCTGCCAAAATTTCGTTTTTGTGCGCCACCAGCTGTGCCTGGGACAAAACCAGAGAATTTGCCTGAAGACATGTCTTATCAAGCAGTTCCTTTACCTGAAGACTGCTAGACAAAATTTCCAGATTTTGCCCCACAACGGGCAGCAATTCTTCCATAAAAAACTCAACGAGTTCGCCTTGCGGCTCTGCCAGAACAAGTTCAAGTACAGCCAGCTTTTTACCCTGGCTGATTACTGGCAATAGAAGCCACCTGCCTCCAGACACATTACGTGCACAGATGAAGGTACCAGTCGGCACGACATCTTCATTGCCGTTGCCTGCAATTTTTGCATCAAAAAAGTATGAGGAGGAGGAGGAGCATGCAGGATCCAAATCGCAAAATGCAGAACCATCAACACTTGTAAAGTTTTCCTGAGAGTTGTCTGCCAGATAAAGTTCACATTGCGTAATACCCCATCGGCCACGTAGCCGTGAAAGCAAAGCAAAAGAAAATTCAGAAAAGGTCGTTGCGGACAGCAGAGCTTCGGCAATATTGCCAACTTCAGTTTTTACACGCAAAAATTTGCTGTGCTCAGCCGCACATACCCTCAGCCTGTCCAGGTTATTTGCAAGTTGCCCTATTTCATTATTCCACCTTCTATAAGGAACTACCTGCTCATAACACCCGTGGGTTACGCTTTCTATTGCCTTGCATAAACTGCGCAGCGGCCGAACCACGCTGACTTTGAATATTGTCAGCACAATACACAATGACATGACCACGGTGATTGATATCGCCAATGCAAACATGGAAATGGTTTTCCGGGTGTTTGCCATGACGTCATCCCGATCCAGAATCAACCCATTGCGCATTGATTCGGCAAGACAAGAGGTGTCGTGCCTGAGCGTGTTCAGAAACGGCAAAACCTTATCATGCATATATTCAAGGGCGTACACTCGAGTATGAGTCCTCGCCACATCCTGAACCTTGTCAAATTCAACAAGCAGTTCCCCAAACTGTCGTCTTAGCGCATCAATGCCCTCGGCATTGTTTGGTGATTTATTTTTAGCAACTGAAATCAACGAAAAGTACGCATTAATATTTTTTTCTAGCTCTACTCTACTCGATAGATGTTTTTCTTCACTATCTTGCAGAGCAAGTTCATATACCTGCTGGTATGCAGAAACACTTTCTTTATTTGAGCTTATCACTGCAATTACAGCTTTTATTTTTGTATCCACAAGCTCTGCATACAAGGAGTCGACGCTTTCACTGCCCTTAGCTGCAAGCACAAAAATAATTATCAACGCAGTGCCCGTGGGAAGAAGCGAAATAACCAGCTTGGCGCGAATGGAGAGATTGGCAAACCAAGTTATAATTTTTAAGTATATCAGATAAAGAGCTGCCATCTATCGTATCCAGCACACTACATGATTCTAATATTATAAATAAATATGTATTCACAATTTTACACATCAAACCATGAATACCTGCCAGTAGAAATCTTACAGCAAGAATATATATTGAATTGTAAAATTGAATTTTAAGATTTTACACAATTTTACATTGATCACTGTTTTTTTTCTCATACCATGTAAAAAATCATTAAAATTTTAACCAGGACATCATCTATCACTGCCAACAAAAAAACATATCGCGTGGCTTGTAATAATGAAGAATTACGAATTCCACAGAATACTATTATCCAGCATGTCATGCATAAAAGTTGAATGATAACATATAAAAACGAGATAAATTCATGAGCACAGAACGAAAGTATACTTTTTCATGGAGTACTATCGGAGATAACATGGCTGTTGCACGCCCAAGCCTTGGAGTATATACCCGCATTGAAGTATATAGACTTCTGCAATATACTTTGAGAGACATTCTTGAAGATGAATTTGGACATATAAAAACAGATGAAATATTCCGCAGAGCCGGTGCTCTTGCAGGCAAAGAATTTTATAAAAAGTATATTACAGATGTCAGTGACATTTCAGGCTTGGTGAAAATCATTGAAGACAAGTTCATGGAACTGGGAATAGGTATCTTTCGCGTGGAAAGTATCGATCTCGACACCCTGAGCTTCACTCTGAATGTTGAAGAAGACCTCGACTGCTCTGGACTGCCGGACAGCAACGAACAGATTTGCGTTTATGATGAGGGCTTTATCCAGGGCATCCTTGAATCGTACACGGGGACAAAGTTCAAAGTCCGCGAGATTGACTGTTGGTGCACCGGAGCCCGCACCTGCCGTTTCAACGCCAATGCTATAGATCAGACGCACGGTGATTAATGAAAATGGATCTCTTTGTTGATTGCGACATGCAGATAAGCACGGTGCATAAAGTACTGCATCATGTTGAAAAATTGCTCGATGCTGCAACCCCTCCGGAAGTTCCTTCTGCATTTACAAAAAACGAAGACTTTATCCGGCTGCATGAAAAAATGATATCCTTGCGTGATATTATGACATCTTTTGCTTCCGGCGACCTTTCCCCCCAGATTACAATGAGCGGAGTTGTCGCAGGGTCATGCAAGGCTTTACAGGCGAACCTTCGGCATATGACATGGAAGGTGCAGCAAGTTGAAAATGGAGACTATTCGCAACGCATGGACTTCATGGGAGACTTTTCGTCTTCATTCAACAGCATGGTAGTCCAGCTTGCAAACACGATAGATGCTTTACAGCAGAAGGAAGCGTCCCTTCAGGAAGAGGCCAGGCAACGCAATGAAGCCATGAGGCAACTGGAGCAAAGTGAAGCCAAATTTAAATATATGGCACAGCATGATCCACTGACTGGCGTGTTTAATCGCAGATTTTTCTTCTTTTCCGCAATGGAACAGATGGAGCGGTGCTTTGCAATGCGACGAAACTGCTGCTATTGCCTTCTTGATGTAGATCACTTCAAAAAATTTAATGATACATACGGCCATGTTGAAGGCGATTGGGCATTGAAGCATATTGTGGAGCAAGCTCAAAAAAGCCTGCGGCGGGCTGACATCATGGGGCGTTACGGGGGCGAGGAATTCATCTTTTTCTTTTCCGATGCCGATATGGAACAGGGCCGTGCTGCGGCGGAGAGAATTCGTGTAGCGGTGGAAAGTGAGCCTTGCCAGCTTCAAGATGGCAGAAAAATTCCCGTGACTGTGAGTATGGGGGTTGCAGGCCTGCTAGCAAAAAAAGTGGCAGACCAGAATAGCAATATCCTTCAGCAACATGCAATAAAAATAGCTGACACAGCATTGTATCAGGCCAAGGGAAACGGAAGGAATACCGTTCATGTTGCTGAAATTGTTAATATTACATAAAAAATGCGTGCCTCACACCTTTTTCTATGACACTCCATATTACCCGCTCGCAATAAACTGCCCCCCGTAGGAAGTAACCGATCTGTTTGTATTCAAAAAATTCAAGCACAGCCTTATGACCTGGAATTTTCCCATCCAGGCACATAGGTCGAATATTCTAAAAGCTGTTGCTGGTTCCAGGCCATTGCAGGTCATGAAGATTATTTCATTCAGCAGAATCTTGAATGCCCCACAAAAGAACGCATATTTAATGCTTTTTTTGTGGCATCCCAACTAGCTAGTGACGTGAATGAAGCGTTTTTGTGATCCATATTCCTTTCAGAAAAGCTCTCCGGCCTGACGGCGCTTAAGGAAATCTCATAATTCCATTCTCTGGTATTCTACTTGTTGATGTTACATTATCCTGTGAGTGCTTTTATCTGTAAATTATCATGTATTTTTAACGTGTTAAAGCATATGAACGAAAACCATATCCAGCAGTCTTCTAGCTAGTTGATCAATCTTAAAATTTTTACTGCTTTTCGGGCCGACAATCGAAAAATGCATTTTCTGCATCACCGCCTGTTGAAAAGTGATTCGCGGTGTCGTCCCTTGTTGCGCAGGACATCAGTTTTCGGTGGAAAGCTATACGACCCACTATCTTAAAAAGTTGTGCTCCTAGATTGTTCCTGAAAAAATGACTATGGTTGTTCGGATTGTACTCCTTGACAGCCCAATTGCATTAAAGGCAATCTTGACAACGGTGACAGTCTATCAGATGCAACCTTTCATAAGGCTATACACATATGCTTTCTGATCTTCAGCCTTCAGTGCAATCATACGCTGACGTCATTTCCAAAGTTACAGGTATTGACGTTGAAATTATGGACAGCAGTATGGTTCGTGTTGCTGGAACAGGCATATATGCCGACAAGGTGGGCGAGAGCCTTGCGCAGGCTGGAGAAGTGTACAAGGAGGTCATGCGGAGCCGCCAAACAGTGCTGGTTAAATCCCCACGGCACCATGAAATCTGCACCAACTGCCATAATCAGGATAACTGCCGCGAGCGTTTCTCTCTGGCGACCCCCATTGCCGATGCCGCAACCCTGCACGGCGTCATTGGCCTTGTCTGCTTCAACGATGAAGACCGCGCCCGCGTGATGGCCTCACTGGACAGCTATTCCGCCTTCATTTCTTTTCTGGCCGACGGTCTGGCCCTGAAAATCGGCGAAAAAACGCACCTCAGCCAGACCACGCGTATGCTCGACCTCATGCTTCAGGCCGTGGATATTCCAGGCCTTGGGCTTATTTTGTTCAACCGGGACGGTAGCCAGCTCTACGCCAACACCCCAGCTCGCGAATTTTTTGGTGAAACACAAGGCAAAAACCTTCAGTCTGGCGATATCCAGCCCTGCGGCAGCTCTGTATACGGCTACGAAGAATTTGAGGTCAAAGCACCGGATGGGGTCGTGCATACGTTGCCAGGCCGAATGGTGCATCTGGATTGCGGGCAACACTACTCGGCCGACATGTTCGCCTTTGAGCTGCCCAAGAGGCTGGCGCGCCTGGCTGGCGACCTGAACTCCCACAGCGCGGCCTCGGGCTTTGATTCCATCATTGGCAGCTCCGGCCCCCTTGAAAGCCTGAAAACCAAGGCCATGCAGATTGCTGATTCCGGTTCAACGGTTCTGATCACCGGCGAATCCGGCACAGGCAAGGAGCTTTTGGCCCGGGCCATACACAATGCCGGGCCGCGCAAAAATGCGCCGTTCATTGCCATTAACTGCGGCGGCATTCCTGATACGCTGCTTGAGAGCGAGCTTTTCGGCTATGTCAGCGGCGCATTTACGGGCGCCTCCAGCAAAGGGCGCATGGGAAAGTTTGAACTGGCCGAGGGCGGGGTTATTTTTCTGGACGAGATATCGGCCATGCCGCTTTACGTGCAGGTTAAACTACTGCGAGTTCTCCAGGAGCGCGTTGTCATCCGCCTTGGCTCCAACAGGCTTATCTCCGTCAATGTGCGCGTTATTGCCGCCAGTAACGAAGACCTCCGCGACTGCATTGCGCGCAATGCCTTTCGCGAAGATCTTTTCTATCGGCTCAACGTCATTCCCCTCGATATGCCGCCATTACGGCAGCGTGTTGGGGATGTGCCCATTCTTGCCAACTTTTTTCTGGATAAATACTGCGCCCTGTTTCAAAAACGCCGCCCCCGGCTGAGATCGTCAGTGCAGCACCTGCTTGAGCAGTATCCCTGGCCGGGCAACGTGCGCGAACTGGAACACGTGGTGGAATACGCCGTCAACATGATGCCCGAAGACGGCACCATTGATATTGACTGTCTGCCAGCAAAGCTGCTGGACGACGTGCGCCGTCTGAAAACACCTGCCCCCCCAGCAGTGGAACAAGATCCCCCAATTTCAGGCGTGCAGCAGATCATTCCCTTGGCGCAAATGGAAGAACAGGCCATCCGTGCAGCATTAAATGTTTTTGGCACCAGCACTGCGGGCAAAAAAAAGGCAGCCCAGGCCTTGGGATTGAGCCTGGCGACCTTCTACCGCAAGCTTCATTCTTTCTCAAATTAAGAATTTTTCACACAAGACTGCATCTCAATATGAGAATTTTCTCATTTTGAGAAGCAGTCTTTTTTTATTCCCCTCCCTCCGCATTCCTCCACTCCACAGTCATAATTGACATTTTTTTCACTTGCACAGTTTGGCCCTCTTTTTGCCTAAAGAGTGATGAAAGGCTTTGGCCGCACTTCACTGAAATCGTTACACGCGAGGGCAACATGTCTATCAGGATGCACCTGAATTCTTACCAAAAAACTCCCGGCACGGGCACCGATCTTTCGACATTATCCCCCTCGGTTGCCAAAAACGTGCGATCTTTCCACGCCACCTTCAAGGAATACGAACCCACGCCGCTGAACCGGTTGCCGGGGCTGGCCGCCGAGCTTGGGGTGAAAAACGTATTCGTCAAGGACGAATCCAAACGCTTCGGGCTTAACGCCTTCAAGGTGCTTGGCGGCTCTTACGCCATGGGGCGCTACATTGCGGACAAAATACACCTGCCGCTGCAAAGTCTCACGCGTGCCAACCTTGATGCTCCCGAAGCAAAGGCCAAGGCTGGCGATATCACCTTTATCACCACCACGGACGGCAATCACGGGCGCGGCCTCGCCTGGACGGCCCGTGAGCTGGGCTACAAGTGCATAGTCTTCATGCCCAAGGGATCGGAAGAAATCCGCAAGAACAATATTCTGGCCGAAGGCGCGCAGTGCACAGTGACCGACCTCAATTACGACGAGGCCGTGCGCATGAGCTGGGGCCTTGCCCAGGAAAACGGCTATGTGATGGTACAGGACACCGCCTGGGAAGGTTATGAAGAAATCCCCACCTGGATCATGCAGGGCTACATGACCCTTGCGACCGAAGCTCTTGAGCAGCTCAAGGCCATGGACGCCCTGCCCACGCACTGTTTCCTCCAGGCGGGCGTCGGTTCGTTTGCCGGTGCGGTTGTGGGCAGTCTGGTTGCCGCCCTGGGCGAAAAAGCCCCCAAGTTCATCATTGTGGAGCCGCACTCGGCCAACTGCATCTACAAGTCGGCCGTGGCAGGCGATGGCAAACCCCATACCGTGGGGGGCGACCTGCAAACCCTGATGGCCGGCCTTGCCTGCGGCGAGCCCAACACCATCAGCTGGGAAATCCTGCGCGACTACTCCACCGCCTACATTTCCTGCCCCGACTATGTGGCAGCCAACGGCATGCGCATTCTTGCCGCACCGCTCCGCGGCGACGCCCCCATTGTTTCGGGCGAATCCGGCGCTGTGACCACTGGTATCGTGCAGTGGCTCATGAAGCACCCGGCAGCCGAAGCCCAGCGCATAGCCCTTGGGCTTGGCGAGGATTCCTCCGTGCTGCTCATCAGCACCGAGGGCAATACAGCTCCTGAAGTTTACAAAAATGTTGTCTGGCTCGGGGCGCACCCCGACCTTGATCCGGCTTAGCGCACCGCTGGTGCAACCCTTGCGCATGGCTCAGGACAAAAATCTGCTTTCACCTAAGGAGAAAACCAATGGATTTCGCCAAGATCACTGAACTCAGCAAAAAATACGAACCTCAGATGACGCGCTTTCTGCGCGACATGATCGCCATTCCTTCCGAAAGCTGCCAGGAAGAAGCCGTCGTCAAGCGCATCAAGCAGGAAATGGAAGCCGTGGGCTTTGACCGCGTGGAAATCGACAAGATGGGCAACGTCATCGGCTACATGGGCAACGGACCGCGCCTTGTCGCCTTTGACGCGCACATCGACACTGTGGGCATTGGTGAACGCGCCAACTGGACCTTCGATCCCTACCAGGGATACGAAGACACCGAAACCATCGGCGGCCGGGGCGCTTCCGACCAGGAAGGCGGTATGGCTTCAATGGTTTACGGCGCGCGGATCATGAAAGAACTGGGCATTATCCCCGCTGACGTTACCGTGGCCATGGTCGGCACTGTACAAGAAGAAGACTGCGATGGCCTGTGCTGGCAGTACCTTATCAAGGAACACGGCCTCAAACCCGAATTTGTGGTTTCCACTGAACCCACCGACGGCGGCATTTACCGTGGTCAGCGCGGCCGCATGGAAATCCGCGTGGATGTGCGCGGTGTCTCCTGCCACGGCTCCGCCCCCGAACGTGGCGACAACGCCATCTTCCGCATGGGGCATATTCTCACCGAGCTGGAAGAGCTGCACAAAAAGCTGCAGGACGACCCATTCCTCGGCAAGGGTTCGCTGACTGTTTCGCAGATTTTCTACTCCTCCCCTTCGCGCTGCGCCGTGGCCGACGGCTGCTCCATTTCCATCGACCGCCGCCTGACCATGGGCGAAGACAAGGATCTTGCCCTCGGCCAGATACGCGACCTGCCTTCCGTGCGCGCCGCTGGCGACCTTGTGAAGGTGTCCATGTACACCTACGAGGCTCCCTCATGGACCGGCCTTGTATACCCCACAGACTGCTACTTCCCCACCTGGGTACTGCCCCAGGATCACGTTGTCTGCAAATCCGCTGAAGAAGCGTACCGCAACCTCTTTGGCAAGGAAGGCCGCACCGACAAGTGGACCTTCTCCACCAACGGCGTGTCCATCATGGGCATGTTCGGCATCCCGGTAGTGGGCTTTGGCCCTGGCAAAGAAAAGGAAGCGCACGCCCCCAATGAAAAAACCTGGAAGGAAGATCTCGTGCGCTGCGCCGCCCTCTACGCCGCCCTTCCGGCCACCTACGCACAAAAAGGATAACCCCATGAGCGCCACGCAAAGGGATCTTGTCGTCATCGCCATAGGTGGCAACTCGCTTATCAGCGCGCGCGATAAAAAAAGCGTCACGGATCAGTATGATGCCATCTGTACCACAGTGGCCCATATAGCGGACGTTATCGAGTCGGGCCGCAGGGTGGTTATTACCCACGGCAACGGCCCGCAGGTGGGGTTTATCCTGCTGAGGTCAGAAATAGCACGCAAAAGCAACGGATTGCATTCCGTACCGCTGGTTTCGTGCGTTGCCGACACGCAGGGGGCCATTGGCTGGCAGATCCAGCAGGCCCTTACCAACGAGCTTGCGGCACGCAAGCATCAGGGGCGCGTTGTCAGCCTTGTCACCCAGGTGAGGGTAAACGCCGATGACCCCGGCTTTACCAACCCCGACAAGTTCGTTGGGGAATTCTACGATGCGGAAGACCTGCCTGCACTGCGCGAGCAGAATCCCCAGTGGGAACTCAAGGAAGACCCGGGCCGGGGCTGGCGGCGCGTGGTTCCCAGTCCTGCGCCGGTGGAAATTGTGGAGCTGGATGCCATCCGCGCCCTGCTCAATGATGGATTCAATCTGGTGACTGTGGGCGGCGGCGGCATCCCGGTGGTGGATCAGGGCAACGGCGCGCTGCGCGGCGTTGACGCCGTTATCGACAAAGATCTGGCCTCGCGCCTGCTTGCCAACGCCCTTGGGGCTGGCACGCTGATCATTTCCACAGGTGTGGAAAAGGTCTGCGTCAATTTTGGCAAACCAGATCAAAAAGCCCTTGGGCAGACAACAGCCGCCGAAATGCAGGCCTATTACGATCAGGGGCAGTTCCCGGCTGGCAGCATGGGGCCCAAAGTCAAGGCGGCTCTGGATTTCCTGGCCGCTGGCGGGGAAAGGGTGATCATTACCAGCCCAGAGCACCTCAAGGCCGCCATCAACAATCAGGGCGGCACCCACATTGTGCCTTAACGCCGCCCGGTAACTCGGCCGCAGACCAAACAAACACAGATACCACTTACCGATTTGCAGGAGAATCCCATGGACCGTACCGGTATTCGCGAACACATCAAGTGCCTTTCCAAATTGAACTTCAAAAACATGTACATGAAGGACTTTCTGGAAACATGGCACAAGAGCGACGACGAAATTGCCGCCACCTTCGCAGTTGCCGACATTCTGCGTGGCCTGCGCACCAACAATGTTTCCACGCGCATTTTTGATTCCGGGCTGGGCATCTCCCTGTTCCGCGACAATTCCACCCGTACCCGCTTTTCTTTTGCCTCGGCCTGCAACCTGCTGGGCCTGACCGTACAGGATCTTGATGAAGGCAAATCGCAGATAGCCCACGGCGAAACCGTGCGCGAAACCGCCAACATGGTGTCCTTCATGGCAGAAACCGTGGGCATTCGCGACGACATGTTCATCGGCAAGGGCAATACCTACATGCGTGAA
It encodes:
- a CDS encoding carbamate kinase, which gives rise to MSATQRDLVVIAIGGNSLISARDKKSVTDQYDAICTTVAHIADVIESGRRVVITHGNGPQVGFILLRSEIARKSNGLHSVPLVSCVADTQGAIGWQIQQALTNELAARKHQGRVVSLVTQVRVNADDPGFTNPDKFVGEFYDAEDLPALREQNPQWELKEDPGRGWRRVVPSPAPVEIVELDAIRALLNDGFNLVTVGGGGIPVVDQGNGALRGVDAVIDKDLASRLLANALGAGTLIISTGVEKVCVNFGKPDQKALGQTTAAEMQAYYDQGQFPAGSMGPKVKAALDFLAAGGERVIITSPEHLKAAINNQGGTHIVP